One region of Candidatus Binatia bacterium genomic DNA includes:
- a CDS encoding iron ABC transporter permease encodes MPVSETTTAETIREERGFSLRGFDPTLPVWIGAALFVVFLMLMPLGSIFVTSLYNESGLSLRNYLDVFTEPAYLKAIWNTLVISFWVGMIAVLIGALLGWLVTRTDLPFKRSVRALVMASFVTPPFLGAFAWTLLAGPNAGLLNNWYRSLTGTEGALFNIFTMEGLIFVMAIYSFPYVFSMIANVCELISSDLEDAANILGANKWKIALTITLPLTAPALLGGFIVAFLHSLSLFGAPAILGLPAGIHTITTQIWAFFQYPPRLDLAAAFSVPLLLATVGFIALQKKMLGRKGYSTVGGKGGQKRLLRLGKLRYPALLLVLVVLSFSVFLPYWILLKAALSKAWAMPLTLDNFTWGNFSFAFFEYNDTQAAIVNTFKLGILTATAGTLVATLLAYITNRQLLRGSRYLVFFILAPLVIPGIVLAVGLFIAYTRPPIVLYGTVWILFIAYLTKEMPIGYSQTESTFKSIHPELEDATRIIGANRLRALKDVTVPLARSGLIAAWSFIFIGVIRELSASILLFTPSSKVVSVVIFDLKEEGQIGAIAVLGILLLAVSFLVILAVQWLVGRDVFMGRGRE; translated from the coding sequence ATGCCTGTTTCTGAAACAACGACGGCAGAGACAATTCGGGAGGAGCGCGGCTTTAGCCTTCGAGGTTTCGATCCCACCCTGCCTGTCTGGATCGGGGCGGCGCTCTTCGTCGTCTTCTTGATGCTGATGCCGCTGGGCTCGATCTTTGTAACGAGCCTCTACAACGAATCCGGCCTGTCGCTCCGGAACTATCTCGACGTATTCACCGAGCCGGCCTACCTCAAGGCGATATGGAACACGCTCGTCATCTCGTTTTGGGTCGGGATGATCGCGGTCCTGATCGGCGCGCTGCTCGGCTGGCTTGTGACGCGGACCGATCTTCCCTTCAAACGGTCGGTTCGCGCGCTCGTCATGGCTTCCTTCGTGACGCCGCCCTTTCTCGGCGCGTTCGCCTGGACCTTGCTCGCCGGTCCCAACGCCGGGCTCCTCAACAACTGGTACCGCTCGCTGACGGGCACTGAAGGCGCCCTCTTCAACATCTTCACCATGGAGGGCCTGATCTTCGTCATGGCCATCTACAGCTTCCCCTACGTCTTTTCGATGATCGCCAACGTTTGCGAGCTGATATCTTCGGACTTGGAGGACGCGGCGAATATTCTCGGCGCGAACAAGTGGAAGATCGCTTTGACGATCACCCTGCCGCTCACGGCGCCGGCGCTGCTCGGCGGCTTTATCGTCGCGTTCCTGCATTCCCTATCTCTGTTCGGCGCGCCCGCCATCCTCGGGCTGCCGGCGGGCATCCACACGATCACGACGCAGATCTGGGCGTTCTTCCAGTACCCGCCGAGGCTCGATCTGGCGGCGGCGTTCTCCGTGCCGCTGCTGCTCGCGACCGTCGGCTTCATCGCCCTGCAAAAAAAGATGCTCGGCCGCAAGGGCTACAGCACCGTCGGCGGCAAGGGCGGACAGAAGCGGCTGCTGCGGCTGGGAAAGCTGCGCTACCCGGCGCTTCTTCTCGTGCTCGTCGTTCTCTCCTTCTCGGTCTTCCTCCCCTACTGGATTCTTCTGAAAGCCGCGCTGTCCAAGGCGTGGGCGATGCCGCTCACACTGGATAATTTCACCTGGGGAAATTTTTCCTTCGCCTTCTTCGAGTACAACGATACGCAGGCCGCCATCGTCAATACTTTCAAGCTCGGCATCCTGACCGCCACCGCCGGGACGCTCGTCGCCACCTTGCTCGCCTACATCACCAACCGCCAGCTTCTGCGCGGCTCGCGGTATCTCGTATTCTTCATCCTGGCACCGCTCGTGATTCCCGGCATCGTCCTCGCCGTCGGGCTCTTCATCGCTTACACGCGGCCGCCGATCGTTCTTTACGGCACCGTCTGGATCCTCTTCATCGCGTATCTCACGAAGGAGATGCCGATCGGCTATTCGCAGACCGAGAGCACGTTCAAGAGCATCCATCCGGAGCTGGAGGACGCGACGCGAATCATCGGCGCCAACCGCTTGCGCGCATTGAAGGACGTGACCGTGCCGCTGGCGCGCTCCGGTCTCATCGCGGCGTGGTCGTTTATCTTCATCGGCGTCATCCGCGAGCTCAGCGCGTCGATTCTACTATTCACGCCGAGCTCGAAGGTCGTCTCGGTGGTGATCTTCGACTTGAAGGAAGAAGGCCAGATCGGCGCGATCGCGGTGCTGGGCATTCTTCTCCTCGCCGTCTCGTTTCTCGTGATCCTTGCCGTTCAATGGCTCGTCGGCAGAGACGTCTTCATGGGCCGGGGAAGGGAATAG